A single window of Mesoplodon densirostris isolate mMesDen1 chromosome 13, mMesDen1 primary haplotype, whole genome shotgun sequence DNA harbors:
- the SDC2 gene encoding syndecan-2 — protein MRRAWILLTLGLVACVSAESRAELTSDKDMYLDNSSIEEASGVYPIDDDDYASASGSGAAEDGESPELSTSRPLPKISFTSAAPRVETTTLNKIQNKIPAQTKSPEEIDKEKVHLSDSERKMDPAEEATNVYTEKHSDNLFKRTEVLAAVIAGGVIGFLFAIFLILLLVYRMRKKDEGSYDLGERKPSSAAYQKAPTKEFYA, from the exons cGGGCAGAGCTGACATCTGATAAAGACATGTACCTTGACAACAGCTCCATTGAAGAAGCTTCAGGAGTGTATCCTATTGATGACGATGACTATGCTTCTGCATCAGGCTCGG GAGCTGCTGAGGACGGAGAGAGTCCAGAGCTGAGCACATCTCGACCGCTTCCAAAGATCTCATTCACCAGTGCTGCTCCGAGAGTGGAAACCACGACTCTGAACAAGATACAGAATAAGATCCCCGCTCAGACAaag tcacCTGAAGAAATTGATAAGGAAAAAGTTCACCTCTCTGactcagaaaggaaaatggaCCCAGCTGAAGAGGCTACAAATGTGTATACTGAGAAGCACTCAGACAATCTGTTTAAACGAACAGAAGTCCTGGCAG CTGTCATTGCTGGCGGAGTTATCGGCTTTCTCTTTGCAATTTTCCTTATCCTGCTGTTGGTGTATCGCATGAGAAAGAAGGATGAAGGAAGTTACGACCTTGGAGAGCGCAAACCATCCAGTGCCGCTTATCAGAAGGCACCTACTAAGGAGTTTTATGCGTGA